The nucleotide window GTGAGACCGAGATCGTGCAGAAAGCCGAACAGCGCCGCGAAGTACTTGTAGTGAAACAGCACGATCAGGTCGACACCCACGCCGACGGTGACAATGACGTTCTGTACGCGCGCACGCCCCACGTTGCGCAACACGCCCTGACTCACGACGTAGTTGAACGCGATCGAGAGGGCCAGCAGCGCCACGAACTGCGGGTTCCACCAGCCGTAGAACACGAACGACGTCAGGCAGAGCCAGAACGCTGCGAGACGCAGGTTGATGGCACCGCTGAGGTAGTGTCCCGCCAGCGCTACCGGCAGAAACAGCAACAGGAACAGGTAAGAGTTGAACAGCATCGGGTATCGCGCTTGATATCGGTTGGTATCGGTTGGTTTCGTGTCGTGTCGTATCGTCAGACGTCGCCCGTCAGGGCAAACGGGCCAGCACGGATTTCTCGTCGTCGCTGAGCGGCAGCGACAACGCGTTCTCCGAGAACTCCCAGATCACCAGCTTCAGGCTCTTGGGCCACTGCGCGCGCTGCTTGAGCGCCACGGTCAGTGCCCCGGCAAAATCACCGCCGTCCATACTCATATTCCAGACCTCGCGCCCCAGATCGACGCCCAGCCATTCGGCAAAATTGCTTCGCCGCCCATGCGAACTGCCGGCGAGCATCACTTCGACCGGTGGCGTCTCATCAAGCAGGCCGCCGCTGCGCACCGGCGCAATGTGCTGCGCCGATGCCTGATCGGGACGCGGCCGCCAACCGTCGTGTGCATGTTCAAGACCTGAGAGCGACAGCAGATCGCCCACGCGCGGTTGTGCGGGCGCGGGGGTACCGACATCGAACGCTTGTGCGCCCTTGCCCGGCAGCAAGGCCAGACCGGCTTGCGCAACGGTGGCCGCAGCGGCCTTCGCGCCCTCGGCATTCATGTGGACGTCGGTGCGGAAGAACATCGGCCGGTCGCGTTCGGCGAGCGTCGGGCGCAGATCGACGAACGGCACGCCATCGCGATGCAAGGCCGTCTTCACGATGTCCATGCGAGCGAGCATCGCCGCCGACACGGGCTGGCCGCACAAATGCGACGACTCGATGCGCGCCTTGTCGGGCACCGCCACCACCAGCACGTTGATGCCTTGCGCGCGCACCTGTCCGAGCCAGTAATGCATGAGACGCAGACGATCCTCGAACACGGCATCCGTCGTGCCGGGCTTGGGTCGCATGCCGTCGCGATAGAACATCCACTGCGGGCACCCCATCGCGACCTGCTCGCCCACGTCGCCCAGCACCCGGTAGCGCACGGCCGCGTTCCACGTCTCGACCGTCTCCTGCGCCGGCAAACGCAACGACTTGTTGAGCGCATGGCCCGCGGTCCCGTCGAGCCACGCGGACAAATTCAGTGGATCGCCATCGAGTTGCGCGTGCGCGAGTGTCCACACGCCCCACGCGAGACCGGCGGTAAGCAGTGCGGCCATCACGACCGCGTTCAAGCGGTGCGATGGCACTGACGATGGTGACGACGACGAAGGGGGGTTGATGTCCGGCACGTGCTCAATTCCCCAGTGCGGCCTTCAGACGCTTGCGCCAGACGTCGGGCGTCATGATCGAGGCGTTGTCCCACAGACCGGCGGCATCCGGCCCCTGCGAATACGCGGGCTCGAAAATCTGCCAGACGAGCACTTGCGGCTTGGTCTGTTTGAAGGCCGGCGACTCGACGTATTCGAGCAGCATGACCCATTGCCCGACGTTCCCCGGCTTCCAGTTCACCGAGACGGGACGATCGAGCACGTTCGAGAGCTTCTGCGGAAAGCCGAAGTACGGCTGCATCATGCTGTGGCCGGTGATGTGCACCGGTGCTGGCGCATCGTCGAGCAGATTCTGGCCGTCGGATGGACGCCGCACGGTGAACACCTCGCGCCCGATCTTCTTGCGATCTTCCGGCGTCAAAAACAGTTCGGCCAGATCGCCATAGCGACGGTCGTTGACCATGCCGCCGAGCGGCATGCCGGTGCCCGGCTTGCCCGACAATTCCGGCACATCCTTGCGAATCATGTCCGCCGTCGCCTGCGCCGTCGCATCGGCAGCGACCTGCGTCCAGTGCTGATCCGTGCGGTAGTAGACATCCTGACCGCCGTCCTTGATGCGGCGCAGAATCACCTCGTCGTCGAACGTCGAAATACCGGCGGCTTTCAGCTTGCCCAGAATTGTCGTGTAGCGCGCCTTGACCTCGGGGCTCATGACTTTGCCGTCGGGCAGCTTGTCCTGATAGAACAGCGACTTGTCCGGCAGCAGCAACACTTCGAGCTTGATGTTGTGTGCCGCGAGCGCGTCGCGCGCCTCGATCACCAGCGCCGTGTTCGCGTCGATACCGCGCGTGTCGACTTGCGTGAGGCTGCCCCAGCCGGGAAACAGCCAGTTGTCCTTGCCGCGCAAGATGAGCGTCGACGCGTCTTGCGCCTGCGCAGCCCCCAAGGCAAACGTCAGCACACACGCGCTCAGGCTACGGACTAGGCCTGCGCAAAAGTGTCGCGATACCCGTCGCGAAGCGCGAGGTTCGAAAGCGTACGACGTCATGTTGCAACTCCTCGAAATCGATTGAAAGCTGTCACACATCAGTACGACAGCGTGAAGGTCATGAACAGGCCCTTCGCCCGATCCGCCTGCCCGCCGCCGATGTTGAAGCGATACTGCGTAGCGAAGTCGACATACGACCTCGCCGTGTTGTAGTGGTCCGAGCGGAAGTAGTACCGGACGTTGAAACCGACGCCCGCCCCCAGCGACCACGAACTGCTGTTGCCGAGCAGTTCATAGTCGTCTACGCCGTTGATCGGCAGGCCCTCGACCCGGTCGGCATTCTTCAGCCAGTCGCCCCCGAGCACGACGTACGGATACAGCACGAGATGCTCATCGATCTGATCCATTCGGAAGCTCTGCCCTGCTCGCACTTCGAAAGCAGCGAAGTATTGGCGCCGCTTGACCTTGCCGGACGTGCGCGCGTCGGTGGCGCCGGTATCGTTGTTCGTGAGCCAGAGGTCGGAGGGCAGGTCTTGCCACGAGTAACCGGCCTGCACATAGCTCTCCAGCGTGAACCAGCTCGGCCGGTCCATGCGCAGCTCACTGCCGATGTAGTGGCCATACGTGGCGTACGCCTGCCAGCCGCCGTTGCCTGCATTCGAGTGGTAGTTCGCGGTCTGGTTACGCTGATTGAGCGCGCACTGAAGATCTTGTCGCAGCGGCTGGAAAGTGCCCGAGCGTGTCGCCGATCCGAGCAGGAACTGGCGCTCCAGACCGAACGTCAGGCCGAGATCGGTGGACGGCGTGAAGCGCATGCCGAGAATGCCCACCGTCGTCGGAAACCCGGAGCTGCCCCGATTCGACGTCGGGTCGATGTTGATGGGTGCCTGACTGCAAGGATCGAGGCCCGTCTGCGCGATCGTGTTGCCGCCCGCGTCGTACAGCGTGTTCGACAACTGCCCATAAACTTCGAAGGCGTGATTGTTCGCGTTCAACCAGCCACGCGGGCGCCAGAACACTTCTGCCGTACTGAACACGGCATTGCCCGGCACCGAGATCGCCGCGCCGCCCAAACTGCCCCCGGCCGGGCGCGCACCGCGATACCCCACGGAGACCGT belongs to Pandoraea norimbergensis and includes:
- a CDS encoding alginate O-acetyltransferase AlgX-related protein; the encoded protein is MAALLTAGLAWGVWTLAHAQLDGDPLNLSAWLDGTAGHALNKSLRLPAQETVETWNAAVRYRVLGDVGEQVAMGCPQWMFYRDGMRPKPGTTDAVFEDRLRLMHYWLGQVRAQGINVLVVAVPDKARIESSHLCGQPVSAAMLARMDIVKTALHRDGVPFVDLRPTLAERDRPMFFRTDVHMNAEGAKAAAATVAQAGLALLPGKGAQAFDVGTPAPAQPRVGDLLSLSGLEHAHDGWRPRPDQASAQHIAPVRSGGLLDETPPVEVMLAGSSHGRRSNFAEWLGVDLGREVWNMSMDGGDFAGALTVALKQRAQWPKSLKLVIWEFSENALSLPLSDDEKSVLARLP
- a CDS encoding alginate O-acetyltransferase AlgX-related protein; translated protein: MTSYAFEPRASRRVSRHFCAGLVRSLSACVLTFALGAAQAQDASTLILRGKDNWLFPGWGSLTQVDTRGIDANTALVIEARDALAAHNIKLEVLLLPDKSLFYQDKLPDGKVMSPEVKARYTTILGKLKAAGISTFDDEVILRRIKDGGQDVYYRTDQHWTQVAADATAQATADMIRKDVPELSGKPGTGMPLGGMVNDRRYGDLAELFLTPEDRKKIGREVFTVRRPSDGQNLLDDAPAPVHITGHSMMQPYFGFPQKLSNVLDRPVSVNWKPGNVGQWVMLLEYVESPAFKQTKPQVLVWQIFEPAYSQGPDAAGLWDNASIMTPDVWRKRLKAALGN